Below is a window of 'Nostoc azollae' 0708 DNA.
TAGAAACTTTTTTCCTACCTATTAGACAGACTAATAGGTAGGAATTTGGAATTTTGAATTGTATCTCGATTTCTCGCCTTAATAACAAAAAACGCAATTTTCATGCTACTTAACTTCAATCAGAATTTTAAACTAAATCTAGATTTTATATAAGTCAAAGCTATTAAACATGCAAATCATTGACAAAAAACTAAGCTATATGATATTGATTTCTGCTTGGGATTAAATCAACAAAATCTCAACATAAAGGCTTTATCTGTTTGTCATTAGTCCCAAAAAGGCTGGTAAATTCAACCTCTTCAGTACACAGGCTACATAAAAAGTAATAAAAAGTTAGCAATTAACTCAATTTGTAATCGCAGTTGGAGGTCAAAAATTTGTATACAGACATCCAAACTTTTAGCCTGTGCTAAAATCAGCGTACCGGCACGACGCAGGTGATGGGAAGAATGCCATGTTTGAACGCTTCACAGAAAAAGCCATTAAGGTAATCATGCTGGCCCAAGAAGAGGCCCGCCGTTTAGGTCACAACTTTGTTGGAACCGAGCAGATCCTCTTGGGTCTCATAGGGGAAGGGACAGGAGTGGCCGCCAAGGTGCTGAAATCAATGGGCGTTAATCTTAAAGATGCCCGCATTGAAGTTGAAAAAATCATAGGTCGGGGTTCAGGCTTTGTAGCCGTGGAAATTCCGTTTACGCCACGGGCAAAGCGAGTTCTAGAACTATCCTTGGAAGAAGCACGCCAACTGGGGCATAACTACATAGGCACCGAGCATCTGCTGTTGGGCCTCATCCGCGAAGGGGAAGGTGTAGCAGCCAGGGTGTTAGAAAACCTCGGTGTGGATTTATCTAAGGTGAGAACCCAGGTAATCCGTATGTTGGGAGAAACAGCCGAAGTTTCACCAGGGGGAGGTTCATCTGGTCGCACGAAAACCCCGACTTTGGATGAATTTGGTTCCAACCTGACCCAAATGGCCACAGACAATAAACTTGATCCTGTGGTGGGACGTGCTAAAGAAATTGAGCGCGTGATTCAAATTTTGGGTCGCCGGACTAAGAATAATCCAGTGCTAATTGGTGAACCAGGGGTAGGTAAAACGGCTATTGCTGAAGGTCTAGCGAGCCGGATAGCTAACAAAGATGTCCCCGACATTCTCGAAGATAAGCGTGTTGTTACTCTTGATATTGGCTTGCTGGTAGCAGGAACGAAATACCGGGGTGAATTTGAAGAACGCCTAAAAAAAATCATGGATGAAATCCGTTCTGCGGGTAATGTCATCCTTGTTATTGACGAGGTTCACACTTTAATCGGTGCAGGTGCGGCTGAAGGGGCGATTGATGCAGCGAATATCCTCAAGCCAGCTTTGGCACGGGGTGAGTTGCAGTGTATCGGTGCGACCACTTTAGATGAGTATCGTAAACACATTGAACGGGATGCAGCGTTGGAAAGACGCTTCCAGCCTGTGATGGTAGGTGAGCCTTCTGTTGATGAAACAATTGAAATTTTATATGGTTTGCGCGATCGCTACGAGCAACACCACAAGTTAAAAATCTCCGATGAAGCTTTAGTCGCGGCGGCGAAGTTGTCTGATCGATATATTAGCGATCGCTACCTCCCAGATAAAGCCATCGACTTGGTTGATGAAGCAGGCTCACGGGTGCGCTTGATTAACTCCCAGCTACCCCCAGCAGCTAAAGAGTTAGACAAGGAATTGCGGCAAATCTTAAAAGAAAAAGATGATGCTGTCCGTTCTCAGGACTTTGACCGAGCCGGAGAACTGCGGGACAGAGAAATGGAAATCAAAGCGGAAATACGCACCATTGCTCAAACCAAAACCAACGCGGCTGGTGGTGACGGTGTTGAACCTGTAGTCACAGAAGAAGACATCGCTCACATTGTTGCTTCTTGGACAGGTGTACCAGTGAACAAACTCACTGAATCTGAATCCGAGAAGTTGCTACACATGGAAGACACCTTACATCAGCGCCTCATCGGTCAAGATGATGCTGTGAAGGCTGTTTCCCGCGCTATTCGTCGCGCTCGTGTTGGTTTGAAGAATCCTAATCGGCCAATTGCCAGTTTTGTCTTCTCTGGTCCAACTGGGGTTGGTAAAACTGAGTTGGCTAAATCCTTGGCTTCTTACTTCTTCGGTTCTGAAGAAGCAATGATTCGCTTGGATATGTCCGAGTACATGGAACGTCACACCGTTAGTAAACTGATTGGTTCACCTCCAGGTTACGTTGGTTACAACGAAGGTGGTCAATTAACAGAAGCTGTACGCCGTCGTCCTTATACAGTAGTGCTGTTTGACGAAATCGAAAAAGCACACCCCGATGTGTTCAACATGCTGCTGCAAATTTTGGAAGATGGTCGTTTAACTGACGCGAAGGGTCGCACCGTGGACTTTAAGAACACCTTGCTGATTTTGACTTCCAACATTGGTTCTAAGGTAATTGAAAAAGGTGGTAGCGGTATTGGTTTCGAGTTTGCTGAGGATGCGACCGAATCTCAATACAACCGGATTCGTTCTTTGGTGAACGAGGAACTAAAGCAATACTTCCGTCCTGAGTTCTTAAACCGTTTGGATGAAATTATTGTCTTCCGTCAGTTGAACAAGCTTGAAGTTACCCAAATCGCCGAAATCATGCTGAAGGAAGTGTTCGGTCGGTTAACAGAAAAAGGCATTACTTTAGAAGTGAGTGATCGCTTCAAAGAGCGCCTAGTTCAAGAGGGTTACAGTCCCAGCTACGGTGCAAGGCCATTACGTCGGGCAATTATGCGCTTGTTAGAAGATAGTTTAGCGGAAGAAATTCTATCTGGACGCATCAAAGACGGTGATACTGCTCTTGTTGATGTTGATGAAAATGGCATTGTTCAAGTTAGTTCTCAACCGCGTCGGGAGTTGTTACCCCAGGGTGTTGAGTCATAGTTAGGTTTTTTAAATTGTTAATTAAGCGGTGGAGGATGTAGGTTCTCTGCCGTTTTTTTCGTTTCGCGCAAGGACGCTAATAAGCAAAGGCGCAAAGAATAGAAAGAGTGATATATTGGTCGTCATGAGTGCTATTGAGGAGTACAGGTCATTCCTAGATCGGAGCAAAAAACGCAGTTATTTATTCTGTGTTGTTGGTTAACTAAACTATATTTACCCATAAACCTGGGTCGAGTTGATAAACGTACAGGTAATGTGTTTATCCTCGGGGGTGAAGAGAATATGATAGAAATATATCCCAATGGTAAATGAAGGTATGTGGTATGAGTCAGCCTAACTTCCAAGGTATGATTACAAAAGAATTACGTGCTTATGCTTTATCTCATCGAGATGATCAAGAGACATTCTACATTTATGTAAATAAATTGAATGCTGAGGCAAATTGGGTAGAAATGCCCCCATCAGAATCTGTTGATGATTTGTGATGAATTATCCTGAGTTTTTGCAGCGTCTTAGTAATGGTAAAACCTTACTTGAACACAAAGAATAGTTGGGAATTTACAGTGACTTTAGTTAATTATCAAACAATGATTCTTAATGAGCTACGTCGTTATGTTCTCTCTCACAGAGAAGATATTCAAGCTTTTCACGCATACATAGATAGCTCGTTCAAAATCTGAAGTATATATGATTACTATTAACCCCACTGATGAAAATTGGGAAGAAGAAGTTCAACAGGCAATAATTAAAGATGGAAATGAAGAAATCAGATAATTTTCCTAGAGTTTTACTAATGGTCAAAATTGGTTTTAAACTCAAGAATAATTGGCGACTTACAGAAATAAGGTAGGGTGAATCATGACTAATACAAAACCTGTGCTTCGTCGTCAACAAGGAAGAATTTTCCCAGAGTTTACAATACCACTTATGATTTTTATAAAGGAGATTTTAAATTAGAGGGATTATAAATAATATTGGCGAGAGCTTGATGGAAGAAACTATCAAAACTTGCCTGAGGAAGTTAGAAGAGGAATAGATAGACGATAAATATCGTCTATCTATTGTTTCATTACAGGAAACAGCCAAAACTCAAGAAGAAGCTGAGAATTTAAAAAAAATCGTTTTTGAAAGATTAAATAGTGGAGGAAGAAAACTCACTCCATAGGAAAGAAGAAATACCTTACATAATGGGAAGTTTAAGCAATTATGTCTAAGAGTTTCTCAAAGTGACTATTTCGTCCAAATGTGGCAAATACCTTTAGAAATTGAAGGAGAAGAAAAATCACTTTAAAGTGAATCTTATCGGAAAATGGAAGATGTTGAATTAGTCTTGCGGTTCTTTGCTTATCGTCATATAGAAAGGAATGTCTTGATTCTCTATCTAACGTAGTATGTGAATATAATGAAGTAGATGGAAAGATTAGAGATAATCATTTTCAACTTTCTTTAAAATTGATAAATACTATTACAAGTCGGGAAAGCTCTAAATAACAGCATCTTACAAAAGAGGAGGTATAAGTGTTGAGCCTGAAATAAAAGACAATCAAACATTTTACTTAGTCAAGCAATAACTCAATCCCTATACTGGGAGATACATTCATAGTGAAAGTGGTGCGATCAGTTTTCGTTAGTTTATAGTGGAAGATGTGCGATAGCAAAGCTGACCGAAGGTATCCCTCTCAGTTAGTTAGAGTGTTCCAACTAAAAAATGATCCAAAACGTCAGTGGCTTCGATAAAAAATTTTAACAAACCGTTTTTTCACAGTTGGTAAGCAGTGAATCAGCTCTTCGATGTCCGCCATTGCTTGTTGTGTCAGTTTAACTCCTGTATGATAAATTACCTCAACCAAAGTAACCACAGGATTTTTGCCCTTGAAAGATTTACTAACGGGACTTAAACAAAAGTTAAGAGTAAAAAGGAGTATGGTGCGGATTCGGTGTAGCTTTCACCTTAAAAGAAGCTGATGAAAGAAACCACTGCCGCAGCAATGGCACCATGGTTTGAAAGATGGTGTCATTTGATGATGTATTTACTCATCAAGCGCAGAAAAAAGAGAGTTTAGACATTATTTGGGGGGATGATTGGGTGAAAGTGAGAGAAAAAACCTATTTCAAATGGCAGAGAATGCCCTAGGGGTGACCTACCACCGATTACACCACTTTTTAACTGAAGCACCTTGGTCCAGTTCCCAAGTCAATGACCGTCGGTTAGAGATTATGAACAAGTGTAGTCAGAGGAGAATCACCAGAGGATTTAGCTTAATAATTGATGATTATGACCATAGAAAAAGCGGGAATTTTAGGGATGGAGTAGGAAGACAATATATTATATATTGATTGGAGAAATTGGGAAAAGGGACAATGGAATAGTAGTAGTAACAACACATCTATATGATATGATAGCAGTAAAAGCTTACCATTACATATAGAATTATATCACCACGGTGATTCTTGACCCAAAGGGAAACAAGACCCTCTAGTTGAGAATAAACCTGAGTTAGGAATTAAATTAATACATCTGACCTTAAGCCGTGGTTATCAACCAGGAATAGTAATTATAGATGCTCGATATTGCCACAATACATCTTTCTTATTGAAAGATAGAGAATCCGAATTGAAAGTATTGAGAAGGATTAGCTAAAAATCCCAAAGTCCTTGCCAGTGAACAAGAGGATAGTCCACAAATAATTAGGTTAGATGAATTAGCACAAAGTTTACCCCAAGAGGCTTTTACAGACATTCAACTGGAGTTAGATAAACCCAAAACATTATGGGTAGTAACTCAAGAAGTAGAAATATCAGCCTTAAGTGGAAAGGGCAATATTGCTATATTCATCAACACTTCTACCTTCTCTCAAGCCACTGATATTGACTACTTTATGACCAATGTTTCTTCATCAATTGTCACACCCCAATGGATAGTTGATACATATTCTCAAAGAAATTGGGTAGAAGTTGTTTACAGGGAAGCCAAGGGATGGTTAGGACTCAAAGAATATCAAGTTGGAGATAACAGCAGTTGACTGCGCCATTTTATTTTGGTTTTCTGTGCCTACACTTTTATTCTTGGCCATCAGTGGACTGGAGGATTAAGACCAAGGTGGGCTAAGAAACATTTGAATACTTTTACTGCAGCTTTAGAAGCGTTGAGAACAGCCATATCTTTTCTATTTATTGATTGGTTCAACTGGAATCCGGATGTATTTCCTTCTTATCAAGCCAGTTTGGGCTGCATTTGGGCTTGATTTTTGTTTAAGTTCCGCTAGAAGCGAATCGTAATATGGTATCAACGGTGTCGAGTAAGCTACCACACCAATGTTGCTCAAGCCAACCAAAAGCACGCTCAACAGGATTATATTTACTATGATAAGGAGGATAATAAGCCAGTTGAATTGTCAGTTGAAATTTGTGAGCGAATTGAATTTTCAATTTTGAATTCCGCCTTAACGACCTTAGACTATCACTTAGTTGGATTAATGGTTCTGGAGACATAAACCATACTGCACGCTAATTATCCTCTCAGTATACCTAGTTTTGGATCACTTTTGGATCACTTTTTCCTTGGATTACTCTAACCAATCACAACTATCCACAAGTCATCGGTCTAAATTCCGCACAGGCCAAAACCGCGCTGTATTGTCATCGGATGCGGTAGAGATCGATGGTTGTGCCGTCAGGGCTGAAACTCGCACTCTAGAACCAATCCTGATGCCCTTTAAATTGGTTGCGTTCTTTGATATCGTCGAGGATATTATTTAATCTTTGGGAACTACCCTGATTATCAAAATCTAAATTATTTGATTGGTGTTGATTATTCATAACCTAAATTTTGGTGGTTGTTGTGAAATGGGATTAATATCAAACCAAGATCCATGTTTATTGATATAATTAGACCTCTTGCAAAATTGTTTCTGTGGTATGATAAAGGGGTTTAGACTTGAGATATTTTTGGTGTTCTCTGCGATCTCTCTCTAAGAGGGTGAAGGTATAATTTGTCATTCTGAGTGGAACAAAATGGAACGTATCCCTTCGGGACACTGCGTGAACGCGAAGCATGGCTGATACTCTATAATCTAGGGTTTGAGCGATGATAAAGTCCCTGTCTCTTTCTCTGGTGATATGGAGCGTGATTATCAGTGATAATAATGATGGTGAAGTGAGCGATGCCGGCTGCGGGCGTAGGCATCGCATAGCTGGTTATAATGTTTAGTTTTACTTCTCCACAGGTGCAAGCTTTAAAGGATACAAAGGCTCAGATCCATTTAATTGCCATACTCTCAATCCTAACACAGAAGCTACAGTTAGCCACACACAAGAAAAAGATAAAATCATTCCCGCTAAAGGAACACTTTGCCAATAAATTGCTGTCACCACTATTGCAGATAACCAAGGACCCAAAATCACAACAGGAACAGCCGCACCTAATCTCCGTTCTACGGTAAAAATCGTATTCCAGGTATCCCCTAAAGCCAGATGTACCACAAACAGAATTAACAGCAACACTAAAAATTGGTGATTCTCATCCTGCCAAAGTAATTTCGAAGAAATTCCCGTAAAACGGCAATTATCATCCAAACTATGGGAAATCCTAAAGGTGGAGGAGACAATCTTGGTCTGATTACCTGGTCATAAGTCAGAGGAGAACGGGTATTCTCTAAAAGAGAGAAAATTCGTGAATGGATGCTTAATATAGCAAAAAATAATCCGGTCACTAAAGTTCTAAACTAACTAGGAACAGAATAATTGTTATCAATAAACATTAATAATTTTTCCATTCCCAGCAACACAAGAATCATCACTCCTATTTGGAGGATGGTCCCTAGTTTATAAACTAAAACTGCCTTGATATCTAGCTGTCGTGTGGTAACTACTGCTGTATTTAGAGACTGTAGTTGATTACCAGTTTTTACCCCCATCACTGTGTTTACAAACTGTTCAAGTATTCCAATTTTATTTTGGTTGATTCATCATTCTTAGCAAAAATACGTTTAATCGCACCTTCCACACCCTAACTATCACAGATAGTAGTACACAGGAACTAAAGCTCCTGCAAGGAAGAAAAGGCTTAATGAGAATAGTATGATTAAAATGGCTATAGAGTGAGAGAATAAAGTTTCGTAAAGAAGATAGAAGAAAAGAAAATTTAATGATTTAAAAATTAAATTAGAACAGGAGAAGAAATGATTTAATCATAACAGGAGTTTTGGATAATTCTGTTGTGAAATCAAAGCTTCAAAAAATGGAAATTCCAAACCTAGACCATTTAGGCATAGTAGCAGGAATAATAGACGCCATAGGAGTAGTAGAAATAATCCTTGAAATTGGTGAGAAAGTAAGTCCGGGTCATGTAGTAAAACCCATGATAATCAACGGGTTAGGATTTGTATAAAAACCCTTATATATGTTTCCCCAATATTTTGAAACAATAGCCTGTGACCATCTAATAGGACCAGGAGTAAAACCAGAATATCTCAAGGACGATAAACTGGGGAGAGTCATGGATAAACTATTTATAAAAGGATTGGATAGAATATTTTTTCTTGTCGCCTTAAAAGCAGCCCAAAAATTTGGAGTATCCCTATGAGCAGGCCATCTAGACTCATCATAAATGGACGTACATGGGCAATATAATACCAGCTTACCAGAAGTAATATTTGAGAGTCAAAAAGTAGGAAATAATCAAGAAATAGAAGAATTAGCAGTAAAATCAGCAAAAGAGATAACCATCACCTACGGTTATTCTGGTGACCATAGACCGGAGTTAAAACAGTTCATCATAGAAATGATGTGTTCAGGAGATGGAGACATACCAATATATATTTTTAAAACTAGCATCGGGAAACCAAGCAGATTCATCATGCTTTGGTAAAATAGCAGTAGAGTACCAAAAACAATTAAAGGTTAACTAAAAGTTGACAGTCTCATAGTGGCAGACTGGACCTTATATACAGAATCAAATCTGAAAATGATGTCAGATTTAAGCTGGTTATGTCCAGTGGCATTAAGCGTAGAATCAGCACTATCATTAATATCAACATTACCAGAACCAGAATCTGTTGATACTAACTTACCCAGATATAAACTAGCTTCAAAAACAGTAAATTATCCAGGAATAGAACAAAGATGGTTAGTAGTGCAAAGTCAAGAAAGAAGAGAATCAGACCTGGGTAAACTCTCACAAAGAATTACCAAGGCACAATCAAAAGCTGTGCAAGATTTCAAGAATTTATCACCAGAAAAATTTGCTTGTGAAGCTGATGCTATCAAGGAGTTATCTAAACTATTAAAACAATTTATTTTGTGCAGACAGTATTTTCCTAAAAAGTCCAGAGAGAATAGAGTCCCTGGGAATGATTATGGGTTTATATCTGCTGGTTTATACTTTAGGGCAACGACAAATTAGAACCCCTTTGAAAGAGTCTAAATCAACAGTAAAAAATTAATTGGGCAAACCAACTGACAGCCCCACTTTACGCTGGATTTTTCCATGCTTTCAGTCTATTCATGTAGTTACACTTAACCAATAAAAACACATCTCTAACTGGACTCAAGAGAGAGATTTCATTGTGAATCTTTTACCATATCATTGTTTTCCCTACTCTCAATTAGTTACCTAATTTTTCTCTCTATTAATTTAATTAATATCAGAAAATAACCTAATGTCTTTGATTTATAGCTCTATTTTACTATGTCCATAATTTCTTTTTTACTTCGATTTATTAGTCTAAGTTATGATTTATCTCTTGAATATCTTCATTTATCTGTTGACTCCTCTGGGCGGTGTTCTTTCTTATTGCTCCTTATTGAGGATAGCTTTTGATGCTATTTTTGGTGCTTTACTGTTTCTCCAATGCCTTTTTTCACTGCATATGTTTCTTTTTATGCTCCCTTGGATTTTTTCTCTCCGTAATTTCTCTCTGTGGCAGTTTAGGGTGCCGAATGTGGGTTTAATAGCAATGTATGTGTCTAAGTAGAAAGGCGGAAAAAAAACCGTAGACGCGTAGCGGCTTCTCGGAGAGTAGTATGTAAGGAAAAGTAAAATTACTCAAAACCTCTTCCCTCTTGCCTTTTGCCTACAAAATCTATCGTCCTCAACGAATTAAGGGGAGGTAGTTCATAAGTCAAAGATCCAATAGTTCATCTATTTGCATACTTGCTAAGTTGGGAGGAATTATAGTTTTGACTGTTGTCACTTTATGACTTTCCTGTTGGTTAGTTAAATCGAGAGCGATCGCACCCACAAGAATTTCTACACAGCCTAAAGGTACAATTAATTGAGTTATCGCTTCCCAACTTCCCCACGGAGTCGTCCGCAAGTCTTTGATCAGATGAGGTCCATCTAGTAAAGCACGAGTTTGATAATCTTCAACCCATAACTTGATAGCCACACTGGAGGCTATCTCGGACATTTCTAAACGTACTTTGATAGATGTACCAGCTAATAATTCACCACTGGGTAGAAATAGTTGGGGTGTTGGTAAGGAATTAAGCAGAGGAGGAGATAAATTTTCTGGTTCTGGTTGCTGTTCTTCAGAAAGCTGATTGTTCTCCTCATTGCTCAGGCTAATATATATTATATCGTCAATCACGATTTCTTGAGACAACCAAGAGGGTATGTTTTCAGGTTCTGGAGTTGGTTCATTGGTGTCTAAATCAAGAAGTTCTAAATTATTTGCCTCAGGTTCTATTTCCCTATTTAAATTTACATCTAAATTTGTATCTATATTTAAAGGTAACTCAATCTCAACACTCTGGTCTTCTACACTGATAGTTGAAGTTGATTCTTTACTATCATCCTCTTTATATTCCAAAGTGATACCTTCAGGTAAAATGTATCCTTGGTTTTGCATCCATTTTTGAATAAGAGGAGATGTTACTGCTGTTGCTGGTATTTCTGTTGTGATTAATTCTTCAGTATTTAGAGTATAAAGTTCAGGAATAGTATTTGTGATTAATTCCCCACGAAATTGATCTTCAGTTTTATAACTGGGTAATAATTCCAGTGCATTTGCTGTTTCATATAACTGAGTTTCTGGGGTATTGAGCAGATGGTTTTGTGCTTCTTGTTCCAGTCCTGGAGTCAATTTTAACCGTTTTAAATAAGGAAAACCAGTTTTAATTGGTTTGATTACTAATTTTTCCAGATTTATGGGGGCGATTGTACCAGGTGTCTTGATATTTACTTCAGATATGAGGGATTCTGCAATTATATTTTTGTTAATTCGTGGCAATTTCGGCAGTTTTGGCGAAACGCCATTTAAGACAATTACTGGTTTAATTCGTGGTGGTAGAGGTTTGTTTGTAGATGGCTTTAAAATATGGAATTGAGCTAATTTGGGAGTTTTGACTAGATTGAAAAGTTCTAAACTAACTTTGTTTGGTCTTTCTGGTTGTGCTGTAGTGGTAGAAATTGGTAGTTGGTTGCTTTCAGATAAGAATGCTGGATGAGATTTTGGTAAAGTAACTGTTAGTAATTCGGTGACACTGGCTGTAATTGTGACAGCATAAGTACCTAAACATCTAACTTCCTTTTCGTTGTTAACAGCACCATATAAATTAATATCTGCCAAAATCAATTTCGATTCACACTCAGTGGGAATATTAATGGAGGTAGCGAAGGTAAAGGGCAGGATTTTATTTGGTAAAGGCTGACTGAATTGAGTTAATACTTTTGATTCTAAGGGCGAGCGCAGTTCAATGAATAGTTGCAGTTGATCAAGGTTAATTATAGATATTGTTTGATCTTTTGGGTTTTCCGTTGCTGCTAGTTCTGCACGGCCATTTAATGTAAAAGTTTTTCCCCAAGGAGCGATGTAGTTGTCCTGTTCTAGATATAGCTGAATTAGTGAAGGTGAGGATACAGGCTGA
It encodes the following:
- a CDS encoding tryptophan-rich sensory protein; its protein translation is MLLLILFVVHLALGDTWNTIFTVERRLGAAVPVVILGPWLSAIVVTAIYWQSVPLAGMILSFSCVWLTVASVLGLRVWQLNGSEPLYPLKLAPVEK
- a CDS encoding DUF6887 family protein produces the protein MKVCGMSQPNFQGMITKELRAYALSHRDDQETFYIYVNKLNAEANWVEMPPSESVDDL
- a CDS encoding DUF6888 family protein; amino-acid sequence: MCCWLTKLYLPINLGRVDKRTGNVFILGGEENMIEIYPNGK
- a CDS encoding ATP-dependent Clp protease ATP-binding subunit; this encodes MFERFTEKAIKVIMLAQEEARRLGHNFVGTEQILLGLIGEGTGVAAKVLKSMGVNLKDARIEVEKIIGRGSGFVAVEIPFTPRAKRVLELSLEEARQLGHNYIGTEHLLLGLIREGEGVAARVLENLGVDLSKVRTQVIRMLGETAEVSPGGGSSGRTKTPTLDEFGSNLTQMATDNKLDPVVGRAKEIERVIQILGRRTKNNPVLIGEPGVGKTAIAEGLASRIANKDVPDILEDKRVVTLDIGLLVAGTKYRGEFEERLKKIMDEIRSAGNVILVIDEVHTLIGAGAAEGAIDAANILKPALARGELQCIGATTLDEYRKHIERDAALERRFQPVMVGEPSVDETIEILYGLRDRYEQHHKLKISDEALVAAAKLSDRYISDRYLPDKAIDLVDEAGSRVRLINSQLPPAAKELDKELRQILKEKDDAVRSQDFDRAGELRDREMEIKAEIRTIAQTKTNAAGGDGVEPVVTEEDIAHIVASWTGVPVNKLTESESEKLLHMEDTLHQRLIGQDDAVKAVSRAIRRARVGLKNPNRPIASFVFSGPTGVGKTELAKSLASYFFGSEEAMIRLDMSEYMERHTVSKLIGSPPGYVGYNEGGQLTEAVRRRPYTVVLFDEIEKAHPDVFNMLLQILEDGRLTDAKGRTVDFKNTLLILTSNIGSKVIEKGGSGIGFEFAEDATESQYNRIRSLVNEELKQYFRPEFLNRLDEIIVFRQLNKLEVTQIAEIMLKEVFGRLTEKGITLEVSDRFKERLVQEGYSPSYGARPLRRAIMRLLEDSLAEEILSGRIKDGDTALVDVDENGIVQVSSQPRRELLPQGVES
- a CDS encoding DUF6887 family protein, with protein sequence MILNELRRYVLSHREDIQAFHAYIDSSFKI